The proteins below are encoded in one region of Paenarthrobacter ilicis:
- a CDS encoding ferrochelatase, which produces MSTPVVSTAVNEVTERGRQEPKNYDAVLLASFGGPEGQDDVIPFLRNVTRGRGIPDERLEEVSHHYRAFGGISPINQQNRELKAAIEAELAQRGIDLPVLWGNRNWDPYIAPVLQDAYDAGHRRILMLTTSIYSCYSSCRQYREDIGVALTETGLDGKLAVDKIRQYFDHPGVVQPFLEGTAAGLEEIRGKLAAAGEADPDSKIRVLFATHSIPTRDAHAAGNSPEEPREFAEGSAYAAQHLANAKAIMDTVAPNVAWDLVYQSRSGAPHIPWLEPDINDHLEEIAPTGVRGVVIVPLGFVSDHMEVAWDLDTEALETCRNLNIEATRVPTPGTHAAFVSGLVDLISERTLDNTITQRPHVTDLGPWYDVCRPNCCENFRGAKPVISEAGITTGTEHDPYPAAEAAK; this is translated from the coding sequence ATGAGCACTCCAGTCGTTTCCACGGCCGTCAATGAAGTCACCGAGCGCGGCCGCCAGGAACCCAAAAACTACGACGCCGTGCTGCTTGCGTCCTTCGGTGGGCCGGAAGGCCAGGATGACGTTATCCCCTTCCTCCGTAATGTGACCCGCGGCCGCGGAATCCCGGACGAGCGCCTGGAAGAGGTCTCGCACCACTACCGCGCCTTCGGCGGCATCAGCCCCATCAACCAGCAGAACCGTGAGCTGAAGGCAGCCATCGAGGCTGAATTGGCGCAGCGCGGCATTGACCTTCCCGTGCTGTGGGGCAACCGCAACTGGGATCCCTACATTGCCCCCGTCCTGCAGGACGCTTACGACGCCGGTCACCGCCGGATCCTGATGCTCACCACCAGCATTTACTCCTGCTACTCCAGCTGCCGCCAATACCGCGAGGACATTGGAGTTGCACTGACCGAAACAGGACTGGACGGCAAGCTTGCCGTGGACAAGATCCGCCAGTACTTCGATCACCCCGGCGTGGTGCAGCCCTTCCTGGAGGGCACCGCCGCCGGCCTGGAAGAGATCCGGGGCAAACTGGCAGCTGCCGGCGAGGCCGATCCGGACTCCAAAATCCGGGTGCTGTTTGCCACGCACTCCATCCCCACCCGTGATGCCCACGCTGCCGGCAACTCGCCGGAGGAGCCCCGCGAATTCGCTGAAGGCTCCGCTTACGCGGCCCAACACCTGGCCAATGCCAAGGCCATCATGGATACCGTGGCACCCAACGTTGCGTGGGACCTCGTGTACCAGTCCAGGTCCGGCGCTCCGCACATCCCGTGGCTGGAACCGGACATCAACGATCACCTGGAGGAAATCGCTCCCACCGGCGTCCGCGGTGTAGTGATAGTGCCCCTGGGCTTCGTCAGCGACCATATGGAAGTTGCCTGGGACCTGGACACGGAGGCACTGGAGACCTGCCGGAACCTGAACATCGAAGCCACCCGCGTTCCCACTCCGGGCACGCACGCGGCCTTCGTGTCCGGCCTGGTGGACCTCATCTCCGAGCGCACGCTGGACAACACCATTACCCAGCGTCCGCATGTAACGGACCTGGGTCCTTGGTATGACGTCTGCCGGCCCAACTGCTGCGAGAATTTCCGTGGCGCCAAGCCGGTGATTTCAGAAGCCGGGATCACCACGGGCACCGAACACGACCCCTACCCCGCTGCGGAGGCGGCCAAGTGA
- the hemQ gene encoding hydrogen peroxide-dependent heme synthase: MSHTSAESVTKTADTEEQFFTLWTVFKRSADVLRSGDAAQEYEALVEKLAEDGVTVRGSYDVSAMRSDADIMVWLHGAKPEDLQAAVRSIRRSKLFAGTGIVWSAMGVHREAEFSKSHVPAYARGVEPSTWLCVYPFVRSYEWYILPAEERGAMLREHGLLGREFPQVISNTVSSFALGDWEWILGLEAPELVDLVDLMRHLRDSEARNHVREEIPFYTGRRVSAAEIAEVLA; this comes from the coding sequence ATGAGCCACACTTCTGCCGAATCTGTCACTAAAACTGCTGATACCGAAGAGCAGTTCTTCACGCTCTGGACTGTCTTCAAGCGCTCGGCCGACGTCCTGCGCAGCGGCGACGCAGCCCAGGAATACGAGGCCCTGGTAGAGAAGCTTGCCGAAGACGGGGTCACCGTCCGCGGCAGCTACGACGTCTCCGCAATGCGCTCCGACGCGGACATCATGGTGTGGCTCCATGGGGCCAAGCCCGAGGACCTGCAGGCCGCAGTCCGCTCCATCCGGCGCAGCAAGCTCTTCGCCGGCACCGGGATCGTATGGTCCGCCATGGGTGTGCACCGCGAAGCGGAGTTCTCCAAGAGCCACGTTCCGGCCTACGCGCGTGGCGTGGAGCCCAGCACCTGGCTGTGCGTGTACCCGTTCGTCCGCTCCTACGAGTGGTACATCCTCCCGGCCGAGGAGCGCGGCGCCATGCTCCGCGAACACGGCTTGCTGGGCAGGGAATTCCCGCAGGTCATCTCCAACACCGTCTCCTCCTTCGCGCTGGGGGACTGGGAATGGATCCTCGGACTCGAGGCCCCGGAACTGGTGGACCTGGTTGACCTGATGCGCCACCTGCGGGACAGTGAGGCCCGCAACCACGTCCGTGAAGAAATCCCGTTCTACACCGGCCGCCGCGTGTCCGCCGCCGAGATTGCCGAGGTCCTTGCATGA
- the hemB gene encoding porphobilinogen synthase: MSFPNHRPRRLRTTPAMRRLTAENRVAPADLILPAFIREGLTEPSPISSMPGVVQHTTDSLKRAAAEAVELGVGGIMLFGVPAQRDARGTASLDPEGVLNKAIRDVRAEVGDDLVVMSDVCLDEFTDHGHCGVLDDHGYVDNDATLAIYGQMAVAQAEAGAHVLGPSGMMDGQIAVIRQALEESGHKNTAVVAYAAKYASAFYGPFREAVDSQLTGDRRTYQMDASNRREAILEVELDIEEGADMVMVKPAMSYLDVLADVAAMSPVPVAAYQISGEYAMIEAAAANGWIDRRGAITESVLGIKRAGADNILTYWASELAGWLKETR, encoded by the coding sequence ATGAGCTTTCCGAACCACCGCCCGCGCCGTTTGCGCACCACACCGGCCATGCGCCGGTTGACCGCTGAGAACCGGGTGGCGCCTGCCGACCTGATCCTGCCCGCATTCATCCGCGAAGGACTCACCGAGCCGAGCCCCATCAGCTCCATGCCCGGAGTTGTCCAGCACACCACCGATTCGTTGAAGCGGGCCGCGGCCGAGGCCGTGGAGCTGGGAGTCGGGGGCATCATGCTTTTTGGAGTGCCTGCCCAACGCGATGCGCGGGGGACGGCGTCCCTGGATCCTGAGGGCGTGCTGAACAAGGCCATCCGCGACGTCAGGGCCGAAGTAGGCGATGACCTGGTGGTCATGAGCGACGTTTGCCTGGATGAGTTCACCGATCATGGGCACTGCGGAGTCCTGGACGATCACGGATACGTGGACAACGATGCAACCCTGGCAATCTACGGGCAGATGGCCGTGGCCCAGGCCGAGGCGGGCGCGCACGTCCTGGGTCCCTCCGGAATGATGGACGGCCAGATCGCCGTGATCCGCCAGGCCTTGGAAGAGTCCGGGCACAAGAACACGGCAGTGGTTGCCTACGCGGCCAAGTACGCATCGGCATTCTACGGCCCGTTCCGCGAAGCCGTGGATTCCCAGCTCACGGGTGACCGCCGGACGTACCAGATGGACGCTTCCAACCGACGTGAAGCGATCCTCGAGGTGGAGCTGGACATCGAGGAAGGCGCGGACATGGTGATGGTCAAACCTGCCATGAGCTACCTCGACGTCCTGGCCGACGTTGCTGCCATGAGTCCGGTGCCCGTTGCGGCCTACCAAATTTCCGGCGAGTACGCCATGATCGAAGCGGCAGCGGCCAACGGCTGGATCGACAGGCGCGGAGCCATCACTGAGTCCGTGCTGGGGATCAAGCGCGCCGGTGCCGACAACATCCTCACCTACTGGGCCTCCGAACTCGCAGGCTGGCTGAAAGAGACCCGATGA
- a CDS encoding uroporphyrinogen-III synthase, translating into MPHPDPVESAVLVGRRVLIARTADRARPLVDLLRQSGAEPWVLPLIDFEQARDQASLTAALDRLTAGGFDWLVISSITTVRVLLDHAAQRGIELNDLVPSGTKVATIGPASQRAVESVGLTVHMAPTENQSADGLLALWNSTPGTVLLPQADIAAPGLRSGLASQGADVTAVVAYHTVDYPARDHLRLTAELPSAVGSSDDATVGLEEATKGLRAGTIHAIVAASPSGARRIASALPELGACRFIAIGRPTAAAASQLGLAVAATAKVPTPDGIVAALESVFANEGNPS; encoded by the coding sequence TTGCCGCATCCTGATCCCGTTGAATCTGCGGTCCTGGTTGGTCGGCGTGTCCTGATTGCCAGGACCGCCGATCGCGCCCGGCCCCTGGTTGACCTTCTACGACAATCAGGTGCCGAGCCCTGGGTTCTCCCGCTGATCGACTTTGAACAGGCCAGGGACCAGGCTTCCCTGACGGCAGCTTTGGACCGTTTGACCGCCGGCGGTTTCGACTGGCTCGTCATCAGCAGCATCACTACGGTCCGCGTACTTCTTGACCACGCGGCCCAGCGGGGAATTGAACTGAACGATCTGGTTCCCAGCGGCACCAAAGTAGCCACCATCGGCCCAGCCTCGCAGCGTGCTGTGGAGTCTGTGGGCCTGACGGTCCACATGGCACCGACAGAAAACCAGTCAGCCGACGGCCTGCTGGCTTTGTGGAATTCCACGCCCGGCACAGTGCTCCTGCCACAAGCCGATATAGCGGCGCCCGGGCTACGGTCCGGACTTGCATCGCAAGGCGCGGATGTCACCGCCGTCGTGGCCTACCACACCGTCGATTACCCGGCCCGGGACCATCTGCGCCTGACAGCGGAACTGCCATCCGCCGTCGGGTCCAGCGACGACGCAACAGTGGGGCTGGAGGAAGCCACCAAGGGTCTCAGGGCCGGAACCATCCATGCGATCGTGGCAGCCTCGCCCAGCGGCGCGCGGCGGATCGCCTCGGCGCTCCCGGAGCTGGGTGCCTGCCGTTTCATCGCGATTGGACGTCCGACGGCGGCCGCGGCCTCCCAGCTGGGCCTCGCCGTCGCTGCCACCGCCAAAGTGCCAACACCGGACGGCATTGTGGCCGCCCTTGAATCTGTTTTCGCCAACGAAGGGAACCCGTCATGA
- the hemG gene encoding protoporphyrinogen oxidase, translated as MRGTFNRGGGHPASSAAGPPAAGPSAVVVGGGVSGLVAARELAMSGMDVTVLEATERWGGCVGSHVVAGLTLDSGAESFATRSTAVADLARELGLGHKIIAPHPGGAWVQLPDGPQELPKTGVLGIPANPWDPEVRRSLGFFGALRASADRWLPASVATSSPVTSVSALVRTRMGRKVLDRLVAPVVGGVHSADPALLDVDMVAPGLRAGIRAHGSLAAAVAEQRKAARASASQRKDSGLAKAGSAVAGLEGGMNTMVAALIADLTTRGVKLRAGNAVREVRQTADGWRIGTVDETFDAGRLVVALDGPAAIGLLEKSVPGLAELRPAPGPLVSLVTLVVDLPELDRRPRGTGVLVAPQTLGITAKALTHATAKWDWLANQAGPGNHVLRLSYGRREEAGGSADIVLDDQSLLAAALEDASTLLTVPVTGADVVDWDVVRWAGALPFAAVGHKERVAHVRELCGAAPGLTVVGGWLAGNGLAAVVGDTRQQASSVESGIHPKL; from the coding sequence ATGCGTGGCACCTTCAATCGCGGCGGGGGACACCCCGCATCTTCTGCGGCAGGGCCCCCGGCAGCAGGGCCTTCTGCGGTAGTGGTGGGCGGTGGGGTTTCCGGTCTTGTTGCTGCCCGGGAACTCGCCATGTCCGGTATGGACGTCACCGTGCTGGAGGCCACTGAGCGCTGGGGCGGCTGCGTGGGAAGCCACGTGGTTGCAGGCCTCACGCTGGACAGCGGCGCCGAATCCTTCGCCACCAGGTCCACTGCCGTGGCGGACCTGGCGCGGGAGCTGGGTCTGGGCCACAAGATCATTGCACCGCACCCGGGTGGTGCCTGGGTTCAACTGCCTGACGGTCCACAGGAACTGCCTAAAACGGGCGTCCTGGGCATTCCGGCCAATCCATGGGACCCCGAGGTCAGGCGGTCCCTTGGATTCTTCGGCGCCTTGCGTGCCTCTGCCGACCGCTGGCTTCCGGCCTCCGTTGCCACCTCATCACCGGTAACCAGTGTGTCCGCGCTGGTCCGGACGCGCATGGGCCGCAAAGTACTTGACCGTCTGGTGGCCCCGGTGGTGGGCGGCGTCCACTCCGCCGATCCCGCCCTGCTCGACGTCGATATGGTGGCCCCCGGCTTGCGCGCCGGCATCCGGGCCCATGGTTCACTGGCCGCCGCCGTTGCCGAGCAGCGCAAGGCAGCCCGGGCGTCAGCGTCCCAACGCAAGGACTCCGGGCTGGCGAAGGCCGGTTCCGCCGTCGCCGGGCTGGAAGGCGGCATGAACACCATGGTGGCTGCGCTGATAGCCGATCTCACAACCAGGGGAGTGAAGCTGCGTGCGGGGAACGCTGTCCGTGAAGTCCGGCAAACGGCGGACGGATGGCGGATCGGCACGGTTGATGAAACGTTCGACGCCGGGCGGCTGGTAGTCGCCCTGGACGGTCCTGCGGCCATTGGGCTGCTGGAGAAGTCCGTTCCCGGCTTGGCGGAGCTGCGTCCCGCTCCCGGCCCGCTGGTGAGCCTGGTGACACTGGTGGTGGATCTGCCGGAATTGGACCGCCGTCCGCGGGGTACAGGGGTGCTGGTGGCACCGCAGACGCTGGGTATCACGGCCAAGGCCCTGACTCATGCCACAGCAAAGTGGGATTGGCTGGCCAACCAGGCGGGTCCAGGGAACCATGTGCTGCGGTTGTCCTACGGGCGCCGCGAGGAAGCCGGCGGGTCCGCGGACATTGTCCTCGACGATCAGTCTCTGCTGGCGGCGGCCCTTGAGGATGCGTCGACGCTGTTGACGGTTCCGGTGACGGGCGCCGACGTGGTGGATTGGGATGTGGTGCGCTGGGCAGGTGCCTTGCCGTTTGCCGCCGTCGGTCATAAAGAGCGCGTGGCGCATGTCCGCGAATTGTGCGGGGCGGCCCCCGGCCTGACGGTGGTGGGCGGCTGGTTGGCAGGAAACGGGCTGGCTGCGGTGGTTGGAGATACCCGGCAGCAGGCGTCGTCCGTCGAGTCCGGAATCCATCCAAAATTGTGA
- a CDS encoding SDR family NAD(P)-dependent oxidoreductase: MSEEQTVTQQHPLESGFGHGSTAMEVIEGIDLSGRTAIVTGGYSGLGLETVRALVSAGAEVTVPARRPERAREVLAAEGLSNVAVEEMDLADQESVKGFASRYLSALSLSGHGSLDILINNAAIMASPESRVGPGWEAQFATNHLGHYTLVNALWPALVASGSARVVSLSSTGHKLSPIRFDDINFDSGYDKWRAYGQAKTANALFAVELDRLGREHGVRAFAVHPGGIMTELQRHLPKEEMVAAGWMDQEGNVREGFKTPVQGAATSVWAATSPALDGKGGVYCEDCDIANPTDKESPLARYQGVDAHAVDREDAKKLWELSAGLTGMDAVRQ; encoded by the coding sequence ATGAGCGAAGAACAAACAGTCACGCAGCAACACCCGTTGGAGTCCGGCTTCGGTCACGGTTCCACCGCCATGGAGGTCATCGAAGGAATTGATCTCTCCGGGCGGACAGCCATTGTCACCGGAGGCTATTCAGGACTCGGGCTGGAAACCGTCCGGGCCTTGGTGTCCGCCGGCGCGGAGGTCACCGTCCCCGCCCGTCGGCCGGAGCGCGCCAGGGAAGTGCTGGCCGCTGAAGGACTCTCCAACGTCGCGGTGGAAGAGATGGACCTGGCAGACCAGGAGAGCGTCAAGGGCTTTGCGTCCCGCTACCTTTCTGCGCTCTCTCTTTCCGGGCACGGGTCGCTGGACATCCTGATCAACAACGCAGCCATCATGGCCAGCCCGGAAAGCCGGGTGGGGCCGGGGTGGGAAGCGCAGTTCGCCACCAACCACCTGGGCCACTACACGCTGGTGAACGCTTTATGGCCCGCCTTGGTTGCCTCGGGGAGCGCCCGCGTGGTTTCGCTGTCCTCAACGGGCCACAAGCTCTCGCCGATCCGCTTTGATGACATCAACTTTGACAGCGGCTACGACAAGTGGCGCGCCTACGGCCAGGCCAAAACCGCCAATGCCCTCTTTGCGGTGGAGCTGGACCGCCTGGGCCGTGAGCATGGCGTCCGCGCTTTTGCCGTGCATCCCGGCGGAATCATGACCGAGTTGCAGCGCCACCTGCCAAAGGAAGAAATGGTGGCGGCCGGGTGGATGGACCAGGAGGGGAACGTCCGTGAGGGGTTCAAGACCCCGGTGCAAGGCGCGGCGACGTCAGTGTGGGCAGCCACGTCACCGGCGCTGGACGGCAAGGGCGGCGTCTACTGCGAGGACTGCGACATCGCCAACCCTACGGATAAGGAATCTCCACTGGCGCGGTACCAGGGCGTGGACGCCCACGCGGTGGACCGGGAGGACGCGAAGAAACTCTGGGAGCTGTCCGCCGGGCTGACGGGAATGGACGCTGTCCGTCAGTAA
- a CDS encoding glutamyl-tRNA reductase: protein MVLFSLVATHADIDLETVAQLSNGSSSLASSALEDSPVVSGAVVLATCNRYEVYGETANPDDVEAARSALVSRISDLSGLNEQLVSRSLATNTGPDVTRHLFAVSAGLDSAVVGEREIAGQVRRALINAQQEGTASSGLVRLFQAASKTAKDVGAQTALGSRGLSIVSVALDLATDLAEDHDWTSKKVVVFGTGAYAGATMSLLRERGCTDISVYSSSGRAEAFVATRGGTALDADTLPAAVAAADVMIGCSGSDNRVEAAELARVRENSGKPLIAIDLALTHDFDPAVGELEGVELLTLESVRLAAPQEQAESLSQASAIVTGAASSFESEREARSVDTAIVALRRHTMNVLDAEMEKVRARHGCTAAAEEVEFALRRMVKQLLHTPTVRARELAANGQQDQYVAALEALYGIQVEQPSAAPAAECPVDHGQLRSESA from the coding sequence GTGGTTCTTTTCTCATTGGTGGCTACACACGCCGACATCGACCTCGAAACTGTCGCTCAGTTGAGCAACGGTTCCTCAAGCCTCGCCTCTTCCGCCCTCGAGGACTCCCCCGTGGTTTCCGGAGCCGTGGTGCTGGCCACCTGTAACAGGTATGAGGTTTACGGCGAAACAGCCAATCCAGACGACGTCGAGGCCGCACGTTCGGCCCTGGTCTCCCGCATCAGTGACTTGAGCGGCCTCAATGAACAACTGGTGTCGCGTTCCCTGGCCACCAACACCGGCCCTGACGTTACCCGCCACCTGTTCGCCGTGAGCGCCGGGCTTGATTCTGCAGTGGTGGGTGAGCGTGAGATTGCCGGACAGGTACGCCGGGCCCTGATCAACGCCCAGCAAGAAGGAACTGCAAGTTCGGGATTGGTCCGCCTCTTCCAGGCAGCATCAAAGACCGCCAAGGATGTGGGCGCCCAGACCGCTCTCGGTTCCCGCGGCCTCTCCATCGTTTCCGTCGCGTTGGACCTTGCGACCGACCTCGCCGAGGATCACGACTGGACGTCCAAGAAAGTAGTGGTCTTCGGGACCGGCGCCTACGCAGGGGCAACCATGTCCCTCCTGCGCGAACGCGGCTGCACGGATATCTCGGTGTACTCATCGTCCGGCCGCGCCGAAGCTTTCGTCGCCACCCGCGGGGGAACAGCGCTCGACGCCGACACCCTCCCCGCCGCCGTCGCCGCAGCTGACGTCATGATCGGCTGCAGTGGCTCTGACAACCGCGTTGAAGCCGCCGAGCTGGCCCGCGTCCGGGAGAACTCAGGAAAACCATTGATTGCCATCGACCTCGCACTGACTCACGACTTCGATCCCGCTGTGGGCGAGCTTGAAGGGGTGGAGTTGCTGACGCTGGAGTCCGTCCGCCTGGCTGCCCCGCAAGAGCAGGCAGAGTCACTGTCCCAAGCCAGCGCCATTGTCACTGGCGCGGCATCGTCCTTTGAGTCCGAGCGCGAGGCCCGTTCCGTGGACACTGCCATTGTTGCCCTGCGCCGGCACACCATGAACGTCCTGGACGCGGAGATGGAGAAGGTCCGCGCCCGGCACGGCTGCACGGCTGCCGCTGAAGAAGTCGAGTTCGCCCTTCGCCGCATGGTCAAGCAGTTGCTGCACACACCCACTGTCCGCGCCCGCGAGCTTGCCGCCAACGGCCAGCAGGACCAGTACGTTGCCGCCTTGGAAGCCCTCTACGGGATCCAGGTGGAACAACCTTCCGCGGCCCCGGCCGCGGAGTGCCCGGTGGACCACGGGCAACTCCGCTCCGAAAGCGCCTGA
- the hemC gene encoding hydroxymethylbilane synthase, producing the protein MTVRIGTRASKLALTQTQQTADKLAAVGGFGVDLVHIKTEGDVKTGSLSQMGGTGVFVAALRDALLADVCDVAVHSLKDLPTGAALGLSIAATPKRVDVRDVLCARDGMTLAQLPEGAKVGTGSPRRAAQLRAARPDLEVLDIRGNVDTRLGRVPGLPGNTTDAVVPGKSCDLDAVVLAAAGLERMGRLDTVSEYFETGVMLPAPGQGALAIECRTDEAPQAEGSNGVLAQALAALNDDDTRLAVTAERAVLARLEAGCAAPVGAYAFRKGSMLHLEAAVCAVDGSTTVREKKATDGLTEVGATLLGIEVAELLLAAGAAEIADLAAS; encoded by the coding sequence GTGACTGTCCGCATCGGCACCAGGGCCAGCAAGCTGGCACTGACGCAGACGCAGCAAACAGCTGACAAACTCGCGGCCGTTGGCGGCTTCGGCGTGGACCTGGTCCACATCAAGACCGAAGGCGACGTCAAGACAGGCTCATTGTCCCAAATGGGCGGAACGGGCGTCTTTGTGGCGGCTCTCCGTGACGCTTTGCTGGCCGACGTTTGCGACGTCGCTGTGCACTCCTTGAAGGATCTTCCCACTGGCGCTGCCTTGGGCTTGAGCATCGCTGCCACCCCCAAGCGGGTGGATGTCCGGGACGTGCTCTGCGCACGCGACGGCATGACATTGGCCCAGTTGCCGGAAGGCGCCAAGGTGGGAACCGGGTCGCCGCGACGGGCAGCCCAACTGCGGGCAGCACGTCCTGACCTGGAGGTCCTGGACATCCGCGGCAACGTGGATACCCGTCTTGGGCGTGTTCCCGGGCTTCCGGGCAACACTACCGACGCCGTGGTGCCGGGCAAATCCTGCGACCTTGACGCGGTGGTCCTGGCTGCTGCCGGGCTGGAACGAATGGGCCGACTGGATACGGTCAGCGAGTACTTCGAAACCGGCGTGATGCTGCCAGCTCCCGGCCAGGGTGCCTTGGCCATTGAATGCCGGACCGACGAGGCTCCCCAAGCCGAGGGCAGCAATGGCGTGCTGGCACAGGCACTGGCGGCATTGAACGACGACGATACCCGTCTGGCCGTCACCGCCGAACGCGCTGTATTGGCCCGTCTTGAAGCAGGGTGCGCTGCGCCCGTGGGCGCCTACGCCTTCCGGAAGGGCAGCATGCTGCACCTGGAGGCGGCGGTGTGCGCCGTGGACGGCTCCACAACTGTCCGGGAGAAAAAAGCAACCGACGGTCTCACGGAAGTGGGCGCCACGCTGCTGGGTATCGAGGTGGCTGAACTCCTGCTCGCTGCCGGTGCTGCGGAGATAGCGGACCTTGCCGCATCCTGA
- the hemE gene encoding uroporphyrinogen decarboxylase, whose translation MTSSSAAPQSTASNAPAGTLGANHPLKDGRTSESPLITAYRGGTPSRRPVWFMRQAGRSLPEYLKIREGVAMLDSCLRPELASEITLQPVRRHDVDAAIFFSDIVIPLKLAGVGVDIVPGVGPVLDKPVRTAADVAALPTLTWEALEPIREAVRLTVAELGSTPLIGFAGAPFTLAAYMVEGRPSRDHLGPRTMMHADPETWTALANWAADASGLFLQAQLEAGASAGQLFDSWAGSLGLADYTKFVAPASARALDHVRGLGAPLIHFGTGTSELLVAMRDVGVDVVGVDYRLPLDEANRRLGGTVPLQGNIDPALLSAPWDVLEKHVREVIEAGASAPGHVLNLGHGVPPETDPTVLTRVVELIHSIPAK comes from the coding sequence ATGACTTCTAGCTCGGCAGCACCCCAGAGTACGGCCTCCAACGCCCCGGCGGGAACCCTCGGCGCCAACCACCCCTTGAAGGACGGCCGCACCTCGGAGTCGCCGCTCATCACGGCATACCGTGGTGGCACCCCCAGCCGCAGGCCCGTGTGGTTCATGCGGCAGGCGGGTCGCTCGCTGCCCGAGTACCTGAAGATCCGTGAGGGCGTCGCCATGCTCGACTCGTGCCTGCGGCCGGAGCTCGCTTCCGAGATCACGCTGCAGCCCGTCCGCCGCCACGATGTCGATGCCGCGATTTTCTTCTCCGACATCGTCATCCCCTTGAAGCTCGCAGGCGTCGGAGTGGACATTGTCCCGGGCGTGGGGCCGGTGCTGGACAAGCCGGTCCGCACTGCAGCGGATGTGGCTGCCCTGCCTACGCTGACCTGGGAAGCACTTGAGCCCATCCGCGAAGCAGTCCGCCTGACTGTTGCCGAGCTCGGATCCACCCCCTTGATCGGCTTTGCCGGCGCGCCGTTCACCCTTGCCGCCTACATGGTGGAAGGACGGCCGTCCCGCGACCACCTCGGCCCGCGGACCATGATGCACGCCGATCCTGAAACCTGGACCGCACTGGCCAACTGGGCTGCCGACGCTTCCGGGCTGTTCCTGCAGGCCCAGCTGGAAGCAGGAGCTTCCGCCGGCCAGCTCTTCGATTCCTGGGCCGGGTCGCTGGGACTGGCGGACTACACCAAGTTCGTGGCTCCGGCCTCCGCCCGTGCACTGGATCACGTCCGCGGACTCGGCGCACCGTTGATCCATTTCGGCACCGGTACGTCGGAGCTGCTGGTGGCCATGCGTGACGTGGGAGTGGACGTGGTGGGGGTCGATTACCGCCTGCCGCTCGATGAGGCCAACCGTCGTTTGGGCGGAACTGTGCCCCTGCAGGGAAATATCGATCCGGCCCTGCTCTCCGCTCCCTGGGACGTACTGGAGAAGCATGTCCGCGAGGTCATCGAAGCCGGGGCATCAGCGCCGGGCCATGTTCTGAACCTTGGCCATGGTGTTCCCCCGGAGACCGACCCCACAGTTTTGACCCGGGTTGTGGAACTCATCCACTCGATTCCCGCGAAGTAG